In the genome of Sinorhizobium chiapasense, the window AGCCCCTCGCCGAGCGTCATGTAGCCGCCGCACTCGCCGAAGATGCGCACGCCCGCCTCCGCCGCACCTTGCATTGCCTTGCGGAAATGCGTCGCCCCGGCAAGTTTTTCGCCATGCAATTCGGGATAGCCACCCGGGAGATAGATCGCGTCTGCGGCGCTCACCGGTGCTTCATCCGCAAGCGGCGAAAAGAAGGAAACTTCCGCACCCTGCCTGCGCCAACCGGCAACGAGATGCGCATAGCAGAAAGCGAAGGCGACGTCGCGGGCGATAGCGATTCGCTGGCCGAGCGGCTTCAGCGCGGCAACGCTGGGCTCGGCCGGCGGTTGCGATGAGGGCGTTGTGACGGCCAGGATGGCGTCGAGATCGCACTTCGCCTCGATGAGCGTCGCGGCATAGTCGATGAAGGATTCAAGGCTGCCGTGTTCGCCCGCTTGCACGAGGCCTAGGTGACGCTCCGGCAGCTTCAGCGAGCTGTCCTGCCGCAGGACGCCAAAAATCGCCACGCCGGAACGGTCGAGCGCATCGCGCAGCATGAGCTCGTGGCGATCGCTGCCAACCTTGTTGAGGATGACGCCGACGACGCGGATGTCGTCGCGGTAGTCGGCGTAACCGCGCACCAGCGCAGCAACCGAATGGGACAGGCGGGCACAATCGACCACGAGAATCACAGCGAGTCCGAGCGTCGCGGCGAGATCCGCCGGCGCGCCCGTGCCGTCGACGGCGCCGTCGTGAAGCCCCATCATCGCCTCGACGACAAGCGTGCGACCGGCTGCCACCGCCTGTTCGGCATTGGCGACGAGTAGTTCGGGGCGCATCGCCCAAGGGTCATAGTTGAAACACGGTTCACCGCTTGCGGCGGTGTGGAAGGCAGGATCGATATAGTCAGGCCCGGCCTTGCCGGGTGCGATGGCGATGCCGCGCCGCCTTAGCGCCCGCATCAGCCCAAGCGTCACCATGGTCTTGCCCGAGCCGGAGCTCGGGGCGGCAATCAGAAGACCGCTCATGCGCGATCCCGCAGAGCACGGTTCGCAAAGGGATCCGACGCCAGCACGCGCCCATCGCGTGCCCCGAGCCAGTCGAGTGCCGCGCGTAGGCGAACGACCTCGCCGACGACAACGATTGCCGGCGGCTCGAGGCCGGAGGCCGCGACATCGGCTTCGGCGCGCGAAAGAGTCGTCTCCAGCACCACCTGCTCTGGTGTCGCGGCATTGCAGACGAAGGCAACCGGCTCCTCCGGCGAGCGGCCGCCGGCGATGAGATTGGTAGCAATCTGGCCGATATGTTTCATCGCCATGTACATGACGATCACCGGCGAGCCCTTGGCGATGCCCTCCCAGTTGATTCGGTCCGGCACGACACCGGAGGAATCGTGCCCGGTCAGGAAGGTCACGGCATGGTTGACCTCGCGATGCGTCACCGGAATACCGGCATAGGCAAGGCCGCCGATGCCGGCGGTGATGCCCGGTACGATGCGGAACGGAATGCGATGTTCCACGAGCGTCAAGGCTTCCTCGCCGCCCCGACCGAAGACGAACGGATCGCCGCCCTTGAGGCGGAGCACGCGGTTTCCGGCGCGTGCCAGTTCGACAAGGCGCAGCGAGATATCGCGCTGCTTCGGGGAAGGTTTGCCGCCACGCTTTCCGGCATATTCGAGGGCGGCACCGGGCTTTGCGAGCTTCAGGCAATCGCCGTTCACCAGTGCATCATGGACGATGACGTCGGCCTGACGCAGCGCATTGGCGGCATGCAACGTCAAAAGACCGGGATCGCCCGGCCCGGCGCCGACCAGCCAGACGGAACCGGGTTCGAGTTCGGGTAGACCGGCAAAAATTGCATCCGTCATGGCATGATCCTTGAGGTCTCACGGGACAGCAGACCTGCTTCAACCTGCGAGGCAGGTAATTCACTTTGATAGAAATCGGCGACAGAGCATTGAATCTGCTCTTCAAACGAAATATGCCGACAAACCGAGAAAGCCATCAGGCGGCCCCCGCACGCTTCGTGCGAATAGCGGCACCTCCGGTTGCGCGTGCGGGACCGGCGATCGCCGCTGTCGCGCGGGCCGAGCGGATTTTTGGCACGATCAACACCGCATACTGGCCTGCGCCGGCAAGTGCTGCGCCTTCCGCCACGCCGTGGCAGCCGGTATGCGCAAAGACGATGTCCGACGGGTTCTGCAGTCGCCCGGTTTCCGCCTCCAGCGTCGAGGCGTCGAAGAAGCGCAGCGGCACGGAAAAATGACGCGCAGCGGCATGGATTGCCGGCTCTTCAATACGGGCGTCGAGCGAAGCGACCAAATCGATGTCACCCTTTCCGAGACCAGCTTCTGAAAGTGCCTGCTCCGCAAGCGCAATCACTTCCTCGGACGCGGCGTTTCGTTCGCAGCCGAGGCCGAGTACAAGATTGGTGACAGTTGGTCCGTTGACCGAAGGCATATGCTGTGCGGCTCCCCCGCAGCCCCGCGCATCCGCCTCGATACGCACGCTGCTCTGTGATTTGCTGCACAGCTTCCGGAAACCTCCGGATGCCGGCAGCGGTCGGCGTTCCATACGAAGCGCCGGCCTGGGCAGACAGCCGCACCGGTCTGGACAGCACCGGATCAGGCCCCCTGTATGGGTCGGCCGCACCGGACGCTCTTACAGTCCGCTCGAAGCAGACGCCGTCGCATGATTGTCATTTTTACCGGAGCCCATCAGGGCGGTCAAACCAGATCGCGCCATCGGGGTGTCGTAAACGGCGCGGGGTCGAACTCGTTCCGCTCAGTCCATCCCTTTGTTCAGAAGTTCGCTGCGATATTGTGCTGTGCGCAGATGATCCGGGCCTTCAACGAAGATAGGAAGGGATCATCGGCGATACGCCGCAGACGTGACGCGCCGCGGCTTTCGCGCACCACCAGCGACGAGTTGCCCTTGGAGAATACCTCCTTTGGGATGCGGAACAGGTCGCCTGAGGCCTCGTCCACATAGCAGCCGGGCTGGGTGATGTCGGCCCAGTCGATTTCTGGAAGGGTTCTGCGGCGCCGGCTTTCGATCGATTGATTAACAGTTCTTGCCATGAGTTCCTCCGAATTTTGACTTCAGGGCCTGCGGACAAACCCCTTGTCATCGCGATACCGGGCGTTTCAAGTGCACTAGGAGGGGGCATTCGTAATGCCCGGTACAGTCAAGCTCATCGCCCCATGAAGCATCCACAAACACCCTGGGATCTATGCGCTTGGCGCCGGCACGGCTCGCCGACGCCGCCCTGAATTCAAGCCCTCAGAAGTTCGGCTCGATATTGTGCTGAGCGCACAGGAGCCGAGCCTTCAACGAAGACATGAAGGGATCCGTGCTCAACTGACGCAGACGAGACGCCCCGCTGCTTTCCCTCACCACCATAGGAGAGCCGCCAGCGATGAGAGCCTCCGCCGGTATGCGGAACAGGTCGCCCGATGACTCGTCGACGTAGCAACCGGCTTCCTTGACATCCTCCCAATTGATCTCTGGAAGGGTCTTACGATGTTGGGCTTCAATGGATTGACTTGCTTGTGCCATGTCACATCTCCATGCTTGATGTGCAGGTCACACCCGTTGACAGAGAAACGCTCCGGTCACCGCGGCACACCGCCGCCGCCCGGCTTTCTCATGCAGACCGATCGTTTTGCTGATGATCATGTTTCGAGTGATCAGGAGTTCAACGTGAGGCCCCGGGCAGACCACTACTGTTTTATTATACTCCTCCATTAGCGCTAAAATGTGGCTGTGGCAGCAGAATGCAGGCGCATTTTTCAGCAACTGCCTATTGCAACAGCAACACAGTGCAAAATTTAATCATATTGAATTACTTTTGGCACATAGGCGCCGAAAATCGTCGAAAATTCAATGTTGGCCCTGTCTGAGTCGATTGGCACGGCAGTTGCCTGACATCCTGCAGATGTTGCCGGGTCGGTCAGGCCCAGTAGCGGCAGGTCGGGCAGAAGAAGGTAAGGCAAATATGGCGGAATACATAGTCGGCCGCGAAACTGTAGCGCGCGTTACGCCTGAAATCTGGTTGGGACAATACTGGTACTCGGTCAGGACATTACGTGGCGAAGACACGGGCCTCACGCGGGCGCGGGCGGGCGAATTCCTGCGCAACCAGGCGCTGGGCAACCCGAGCCAGGTATTCCGCCGCCGATGCTGGCTTGCCATGGAGGAACACGGCATTAGTGGCATGGACGCAGACAACGACGTCGATTTGAACTACAACCGGAGGGAATAGCCGCCGGTCGTGCGCTGCCGGGATGCGGCGGCGAGGAGAACCATATAGCCGGCATGCTCCTCTTCTGTCGAAGTCTCAAATCCTGTCTTTGCATTTCCCGCCAAGCTCTGGCACAAGGCAGAAACAATTCCGCTGCCACTCCGCTTACTGAGCCTCCCGTGCACGACCTCGCCCTCCACATCCTGCTCTTCCTCTTTGCCGCCGCCTTCATTGCCGGGTTCATCGATTCGATCGCCGGCGGCGGGGGAATGATCACCATTCCCGCCATGCTGATCGCGGGCATTCCGCCGCTCGAAACGCTCGGCACCAACAAGCTGCAATCGCTCTTCGGTTCCGGCTCTGCGAGCCTCGCCTATGCCCGGCATGGGCACGTGAGCCTGAAGGAGCAGCTGCCGATGGCGGCAATGGCGGCGCTTGGCTCCGTCTTCGGCGCCCTGCTCGCCACGGTCGTTCCCGCGGACGCGCTCAAGGCCGTTTTGCCCTTCCTGCTGATCGCAATCGCCGTCTATTTCGGCTGCAAGCCCAACATCGGCGACGTCGAAAGACATCACCGTATCTCGAGACTTGCCTTCACGCTCACCTTCGTGCCGCTCATCGGCTTCTATGACGGCGTCTTCGGTCCCGGGACCGGCTCCTTCTTCATGCTCGGCTTCGTCACGCTCGGCGGCTTCGGCATCATCAAGGCGACCGCCCACACGAAGTTCCTGAATTTCGGCTCCAATCTCGGCGCCTTCTTCGTTTTTCTTGCCTATGGCGTGGTGCTCTGGAAGGTCGGCCTGACGATGGGCGCGGGCCAGTTCCTCGGCGCGCAGGTCGGCTCGCGTTTTGCGATGGCGAAGGGCGCGAAGATCATCAAGCCGCTGCTCGTCATCGTTTCGATCGCGCTGGCAATCCGGCTGCTCGCTGACCCGGCCCACCCGCTCAGGATCTGGCTGGGCATGTGACGGCGGCCCTAAAAAAAACGCCAGCAGCAAAGCGCCGGCGGCGATCAGGCCGACGCCGAGCCAATTCATCAGGTTGAGCTTCTCACCCAGAAATAGCACGCCGAACATCGCGACGAAGACGATCGAGAGCTTGTCGATCGGGGCTACGCGAGCGGCGTCGCCGAGTTTCAGCGCCCGGAAATAGGCAAGCCATGAGGCGCCGGTGGCAAGGCCGGAAAGCGCGAGGAAAAGCCAGGTGCGCCCGGAAATTTCGGCCGGCCTTTGCCACTGTCCGGTCGCAGCGACGGTCGCGACCAGCACCGCAAGGATGACGACCGTGCGGACGAGCGTCGCGAAGTCGGAATTGACATTGGCGACCCCTACTTTGGCAAAAATGGCAGTGAGCGCCGCGAAAACCGCTGAAAGCAACGCGCGCCGCATGTTTCCTTAGATCGGAACCGATTTAAGGAGAAGATCATGCAGCAATTCAAAGTGCTACAGCGACCTTTGCGCGTCTGAAGAGGACGCGCGGCGCTGTAGAACTGCCAGCTTTGCATCGTCAGAATTCGATGCCCTTCTGTGCCTTGATGCCGGAGCGGAACGGATGCTTGACGAGTTCCATCTCGGTCACCAGATCGGCGATCTCGATCAGATCTTCCTTGGCGTTGCGGCCGGTAAGCACCACATGCGTCATATGCGGCTTCTCTTCTTTCAGAAAGCGCACGACCTCCGCGACATCGATGTAGTCGTATCGCAGAGCGATGTTGATCTCGTCGAGCAGCACCATGGAGTTGCGCTCGTCGCGGATCAGTTCCTTGGCCTTTTCCCAGGCTTTCTCGGCCGTCGCCACGTCGCGGGCGCGGTCCTGCGTCTCCCAGGTGAAGCCCTCGCCGAGCGTGTAGAACTGGCAGAGATCGCCGAAATGCTTCTCGATCAGGTCACGCTCGCCGGTCTGCATGGCACCCTTGATGAACTGCACGACAGCGCAGGGCATGCCGTGGGCAATGTGGCGGAAGATCATGCCGAAGCCGGCGGTCGACTTGCCCTTGCCCTTGCCGGTGTGGACGATGATCAGGCCCTTTTCGTCGGTCTTCGTCGCCATGATCTTTTCGCGCGCGGTCTTCTTCTTCGCCATCTTCATGGCGTGGCGGGCTTCGTCCTTTTCCGGCCCGGCTTCGCCGCTGGTTGCCGTTTCGTCGCTCATGGTGATCTCTCCCTATTCGTTTCCAGCGCGTAGCCGACGGGCGGCAGCGTCACCGGACAGGCTGTTCAATTCAAAACGCGCGGAGTTGGAGCGCGGATTCCAGAGGCCGCGATCGAGCGCTTCCAGGAAACGTTCCGACATTTCGGCAAGCGCGGCCGGGTTCTTGTCGCGCAGGAAATCGAGGACCTTCTCGTCGGCGATGAATGCCTGGTAGGCGGCCTCGAAGTGGTGGTCGCGCACCGCACCGGTGGTTGCGGCGAAGGCGAACATGTAGTCGACGGTCGCTGCGATTTCGAAGGCGCCCTTGTAGCCGTGGCGCATG includes:
- a CDS encoding cobyrinate a,c-diamide synthase, giving the protein MSGLLIAAPSSGSGKTMVTLGLMRALRRRGIAIAPGKAGPDYIDPAFHTAASGEPCFNYDPWAMRPELLVANAEQAVAAGRTLVVEAMMGLHDGAVDGTGAPADLAATLGLAVILVVDCARLSHSVAALVRGYADYRDDIRVVGVILNKVGSDRHELMLRDALDRSGVAIFGVLRQDSSLKLPERHLGLVQAGEHGSLESFIDYAATLIEAKCDLDAILAVTTPSSQPPAEPSVAALKPLGQRIAIARDVAFAFCYAHLVAGWRRQGAEVSFFSPLADEAPVSAADAIYLPGGYPELHGEKLAGATHFRKAMQGAAEAGVRIFGECGGYMTLGEGLVAADGRRYEMLGLLPLVTSFAERKRHLGYRRVAPLDNAFFDGPMTAHEFHYATIVSEGAAEPLFAAHDAAGNDLGKVGLRRRNVAGSFMHLIDLSGRQ
- the cobA gene encoding uroporphyrinogen-III C-methyltransferase encodes the protein MTDAIFAGLPELEPGSVWLVGAGPGDPGLLTLHAANALRQADVIVHDALVNGDCLKLAKPGAALEYAGKRGGKPSPKQRDISLRLVELARAGNRVLRLKGGDPFVFGRGGEEALTLVEHRIPFRIVPGITAGIGGLAYAGIPVTHREVNHAVTFLTGHDSSGVVPDRINWEGIAKGSPVIVMYMAMKHIGQIATNLIAGGRSPEEPVAFVCNAATPEQVVLETTLSRAEADVAASGLEPPAIVVVGEVVRLRAALDWLGARDGRVLASDPFANRALRDRA
- a CDS encoding cobalamin biosynthesis protein, with protein sequence MPSVNGPTVTNLVLGLGCERNAASEEVIALAEQALSEAGLGKGDIDLVASLDARIEEPAIHAAARHFSVPLRFFDASTLEAETGRLQNPSDIVFAHTGCHGVAEGAALAGAGQYAVLIVPKIRSARATAAIAGPARATGGAAIRTKRAGAA
- a CDS encoding TSUP family transporter translates to MHDLALHILLFLFAAAFIAGFIDSIAGGGGMITIPAMLIAGIPPLETLGTNKLQSLFGSGSASLAYARHGHVSLKEQLPMAAMAALGSVFGALLATVVPADALKAVLPFLLIAIAVYFGCKPNIGDVERHHRISRLAFTLTFVPLIGFYDGVFGPGTGSFFMLGFVTLGGFGIIKATAHTKFLNFGSNLGAFFVFLAYGVVLWKVGLTMGAGQFLGAQVGSRFAMAKGAKIIKPLLVIVSIALAIRLLADPAHPLRIWLGM
- the cobO gene encoding cob(I)yrinic acid a,c-diamide adenosyltransferase — translated: MSDETATSGEAGPEKDEARHAMKMAKKKTAREKIMATKTDEKGLIIVHTGKGKGKSTAGFGMIFRHIAHGMPCAVVQFIKGAMQTGERDLIEKHFGDLCQFYTLGEGFTWETQDRARDVATAEKAWEKAKELIRDERNSMVLLDEINIALRYDYIDVAEVVRFLKEEKPHMTHVVLTGRNAKEDLIEIADLVTEMELVKHPFRSGIKAQKGIEF